CTTCATCACCCTGCTGGGCTTTGCACTCGAGCCTCGCAGCCCAAGTTTCCACGTCCCCAACATACGATAGGAGAGAGCAGCAGAGGCGCGCTGTGTTTGGAAGGGACTCGAGTTACTGTTGTGGGATCAGGCCTGCTGGAACAAAGAGAAGCAGCTCGGCAGCAAACTATTCCAGGCCGCTTTAGACAGTTTTTATGGACTTCTAATAGCCGTGAATGCCAGGGTGGGGACGGCTGGATCTTGAActaatgctgattttttttttctcttcatgcAACTTTTTGGTGAATGTGAGGTTGGAGTGAAGggtactacactgtaaaacaattcTGATAGATAAATTACATGGAAAactacaaactgtaaaatgtgtgaaaatgacagcaaactTCTGTAAAATGGCagtatttttagctgattttaatacagttaaaatgtcattgtttttttttacagttacacaatgtaaaaagacaaactactagttgtaaaaacacacatttgttgatgtggattttatttactgatttagcctaatttttttacacttaaatgaaaatttttttctgatttcacaAAAAATTCTTTGTAATTCACCAAAATTGATAACATTTGTAAAGTaacaatttttttctgatttgagagtgaaaatattataatttactattgaaacattgtaaaataaagtattACTTACAAAAAGTACTTATTATTCACAGTTCTggccatttattttactgtaaacatgtaaattaacattttttctgCAATCATATTAAGTAAATTAACAAAGCAAGGAAATCCATAAATTAACaacaaatattattaaaattataTAAGGATTGTAAATCCTTCATAAGCATAAGTTTGTTTCtagaaatgacaaatatcttgaaacctgtaagacccaaatatagaatatatatatatatatatatatatatatatatatatatattatttttgcacattttttctatattcaggtttatatatacaaataaatatataatctatttttttctatatttgaggtcatatataaacccaaatatagaaaaaagtttgcagaaaaattagcaaaaataaattgTAATGAATTATATatctatacacacacaaaagtagtagtaataaaagtagtaataaaaagaacagttataaagcttttttttaattgccatGATAACTACAAACTcagcttttaaaaataacaaaggtTTTAGGTTTTTATGTGAAGAAACATCCTACACTCTACATGGTCTGAAGATTGTATTTTCTCCGTTTGTCTGACACAAACCGGGTGGAAAGGATCAAACTGTCCTCCAAACATGCtcttgaaaacaaacaaagaaaattttAGACAACTGGTAAAGTATAACAGTGTAGTTTATTTTGCTGGTCAGCTATgtacaaatatttaaataaaatctcaGCTTTCTCAAAGAAGCTGTTAGCTTTcgaacacaaaataaatacatcatgTCGCTATAAAATATGTACAAATTGGCTGCTCTCCCTGTACAAACGAGGACTTTGGAACAAAGAGAAGCCAGAATGGTTGAACAAAGTGGAAATAATTTAGAGAGAAACAATGGAAATTTGAAAATATCAGCAGGGCTTCCTTGCTAAGCTCTTCGCTGTGGCTTCAGTTTTCCGAGACGTCCTCGGAGAAGTTGATCTTGTCGTCGGTGGTGATGCTGTCCACGATGGAGGACAGACGGAGGAGGCTGGAGGACGCAGAAGAATCACTAGTTCCTgaagaagcaaagaaaactgACTTACAACACCAACTTTTAGGTTTATTTATGCATTCCATGTAGACTGGAAGTGAATTGTGTACCATCTCTCTGGTTCAATGCTGCAGTGGAATGGTCAGCAGAGGTCGGCCAGGTCTCAGAGGACTTCTTCCAGTGGTACTCATCACCGGCCACCTGCACAAGTTATCCACACATGTATGAGATTCTGCAACCAAAAGCAAACTTCAAGGAAAAAGAATGACATCTCCAGTGATTATCCCACTGCTTAGTCCCAGCTGGAATGAAAATATCCTCATGACACATGGAGATAAACATTCAGTAAACACATCATGATGTCATTATAGGAGCCACAAACACATTAGGAGTCCTTACAGGGGGATTACTGGGGCACTAACAGTCATCATGATGTCATTTCAAAGTCATCCGAATCCCACCGAGGCGCACTGGGAGACAGGttcacaacattttttggaactTTCTGCGTGAGCTTACGTTGTGGTTCTTGGTGTTAAAAGCAGATCCGTGCTTCTCCTGCTCGTCCAGCGACTGCAGCAGGTCCTGCAGCCGCTCGATGTAGCTGATGGCGCTGCGTAAAATCTCCACCTTGGGTAGCCGCTGGTTGGGGTTGGCCACCGTCTTCCTCTTCAGCGCGTCGAAGGCCTCGTTGATCTTCTtcagcctcctcctctcccGGAGCGTCGCGGCCTTGCGCCGGTCCGTGGGCGCCGACTTTCTTTTGCAGATCTTGCAGGCCCACATGAGGCACTGGCCCTCGCAGTGCGCACGGAGCCCCGGGGGCGCAAGGACGTGCTCCTCCCCGCTGCTGTCGCCCCCGGTCTCCGACGGCACGTTGTCCTGGCCCGGGGACAGCGGGCTGTCGGTGTCGTTGTACAGAGGGGACACCCCCGCCATGTCCAGGTGCTGCAGTGGTCCATGATCCCCTTCCTCTAAATAGCGCAAATCATTGAAAAGATAAGTGTTGGTCTCAAAAAGGTCCATCATATTGTTGCGCCCCTCTCTTCTGTTTTGACAGCAGCACTCTGGCATTTAAATAGAGCAGCAGGGACACAAGTCAACAGGCTTATATTTAGAATGTGAAACTCTATCCAACAGTTTGGCTGCCACACTGCAACAAgcatcatctttttttttttcaatgggTCTTTACAACATACTGACTCTGTGCAGGGAATAAATATACATTAAAGCCTTCAGAAGCTGGTGAAATGTCACCTTAACTTCCCTGACAGGTGCATTATCTCAAAAAGGGGCTGCATGGTGATATTTCCCTCTGACAACGTGATAGAAATGACTGCGACATGGAGTTTATAGGTTCTGCTTTTTCTCACCCCGGTTTATAAGTTTTAACTCGTGGCTTTATTGATGGTAAATTCATTATTCATCGCTGCTTTCAAGCTCAGGATATTTGAAAATACAGCTTTTGGGTTGGCAGGCTGTGAAAAAtacttttggcttctggttatgTTGGTTACAATTGTGACATTTCTTTCTATGAATACATGAATACTTCTTTAAATTGAAATGGCCAATCCagtaatgacataaaaacatccACTGGAGACATAAAATCATCTACTAATggcataaaatcatccactggAGACATAAAATCATCTACTAATggcataaaatcatccactggagacataaaatcatccactaatGGCATACAAAGTAAATTCATATAATTTGTAATTTATTCAATtagtaattaataataaaaactttCTTATTTACTAATACTAGCCTCCGTAGTGAATATATGACACACTAACTTATGTTCATTAGTTAAGGTTTcctgatggggaaaaaaagttccTTAATTTGCTTCATACGTGCCAACAAGTCATTCAAAAAGtcctctcactttctctctttttaaaaaagtcatcAAGTCTGCAGTTACTGCTTCAATGTCAACAAGCTGTTTAATATATTTTGGGTTATTTAGGAGCCCTGGAGCTCTGTTTCATAATGTAGATGGTCAGTGTGAGAGGAATCTGATGAGTTCATGCATTATCCACATCAATTTTTACTGGATGAGAGACAGCGTTACTTTAAAGTGGTTTCTTTTGCACACTGCCTGTTCATTTTTAAACGTAACACATCATTTCTGCTTTATTCATTCCCTGTAGAAACAGACTCCCTGATCTTCTTGTTGCATTGCCAATAAACAGAAGAACATACACAGGATCTTCTTTATGCTCTTTGATTGAAACGATTACctcaaagcaaacagaaaagttGGTGAAAAGCTGCCCATAGAACCTGATATCATGGGACTGCATCTAAATAGAACACCACTGCTGTCATATTTGATATTTCAAGTCCTGCctaaatatttttgcattattttatggCATTAAAATAACACGCACACTGGTTAAGGTCAGGGGTCATTCGTCACCGCAAAATGTACCAAATGTGTTCCAGCAATCGCCACAGATCCAGCGTGTTCTTCACATGCTTTTTCAAACAAGAATTTAGTGTTCTTCAAGGAGAATCATGGTAGCGTTGCCTCAAATTAAGAGTAACTGCATTTAAATAGTAATTCTAGTGTGACTTTTGAATTTAGGAACAGCAATGCATTACAATACTGCGTTGCGAACAAATGTAATGTCATTTTTACTCCGGCAAGGAAGGTGGTGGAGTtgtgtgatgatcagcgtacgtttgtccgtctgtctgtctgtgtgctatgttactcaaaaacagaccagtggatttggatgaaattttcagggaagttcaGAAATCTCATAAAGACcaggtgattagattttggcagtgatgctgcttatagtctggatccacggatttgttaaagattcctGTATCATTGTGGGATAGcgtcacggcgtcactgtaaccatgacaacaagtgaacactacatcagctgcctgcagatgatcacatgattgggatcctactataaatccaccactgaggacttatcaggacttttctgtcggaaatgatacaaaaaaataGTTGATTAAATTAtgagggtgtttccgagtcccaacATTTCCCAACACCTGCTACATGCATAGGTCACGCAATTTGGTATCCATACGTAACAttcacatgcataacacatgcctgtgctcagcataaggtcattttgtttgtgggtacatctatattaaacattaaatggtcacattctatgttgccgttaTTTCTGCagtgaatttttttaaagatttcagccgtcggaaatgatacgactgagcagcctgagctctgtgagtgcttttcttgtttatccatgtttttctgtttctttttggtGACTGAAATTTACTTGCAAGTCTGTCCAAGAACTGTTTTACCCAGTTATATTTTAGACCATAGCGACTGATTAATGTGGGATGCTGCGTTCATGACGTAACATAAACTCTTTCCCACTTATTTAATCACTTAAGATTAAACAACGTTCAGGTCtctcatcagaaatgatacaacaagtgagcagccttggaggagtactgcgctctctgaatgcttttcttgcgATTGTAATGTTTCCCCCCCCCAACTCAGATGATAGACCATCAAACAGGTTTTTAAAATCTGGCAACCCACAAGCTGCTCTTATTAAAGGCTTATTCATGCTGTGGTATTCCTTTTGCTTATACTAACTGACTATTTGTTTATCTATTACTATTAATAATATATAAGCTCTGCTGGATAAACAACTAATTACTGTGAGTATTCTGCGTAACAAAGAGGAACCAAAGCATTTATCTACAAGGTGCCAGatacaaataaattcagttttatgtgtcaatttttttaaaaattattcctCTCTTAAAACAACAACACCTTGCAGAAAGAATCAGTATCCCAGAAGATTTGGATGACTTATAGATCTCAGACCTCACTGTTGGGTTATACTGATATAAAAGTACCagtgaaaacattattttaaccTTCAGCACGGACGGCTGTAACACATGCAGGTCAATGAGTAGGCTGAACGTGTTGCCAAGTTTATTAAAAGG
This is a stretch of genomic DNA from Acanthochromis polyacanthus isolate Apoly-LR-REF ecotype Palm Island chromosome 1, KAUST_Apoly_ChrSc, whole genome shotgun sequence. It encodes these proteins:
- the myf6 gene encoding myogenic factor 6 — encoded protein: MPECCCQNRREGRNNMMDLFETNTYLFNDLRYLEEGDHGPLQHLDMAGVSPLYNDTDSPLSPGQDNVPSETGGDSSGEEHVLAPPGLRAHCEGQCLMWACKICKRKSAPTDRRKAATLRERRRLKKINEAFDALKRKTVANPNQRLPKVEILRSAISYIERLQDLLQSLDEQEKHGSAFNTKNHNVAGDEYHWKKSSETWPTSADHSTAALNQRDGTSDSSASSSLLRLSSIVDSITTDDKINFSEDVSEN